One window of the Mixophyes fleayi isolate aMixFle1 chromosome 6, aMixFle1.hap1, whole genome shotgun sequence genome contains the following:
- the LOC142159965 gene encoding uncharacterized protein LOC142159965, producing the protein MHSIRNTLEVHLHSSPGWEIEDKVTQDSPDANPSTPNIPQVLHSADLSSDPSSYEQCFIDKLDISTLSKAHKEQKVFFCPKCGKCFTQKSHFAIHKRIHRNEKPFPCSECGKRFKLKSELNKHKIYHRKKPLSCSECGKSCRLKSNLIIHQRIHTGEKPFSCSECGKCFAQKSVHDRHQRKHTGEKPFTCSLCLKCFSLKSNLITHQRIHTGEKPFPCSECGRCFATKGYLVQHLRTHTSGKQNFVSQKKSKKQQQKYS; encoded by the coding sequence atgcacaGCATCAGGAATACCTTGGAGGTACATCTCCATTCATCTCCAGGATGGGAAATAGAAGATAAAGTCACACAAGATTCTCCGGATGCAAACCCTAGTACTCCGAATATACCTCAAGTACTCCACAGTGCAGATCTGTCATCTGATCCTTCTAGTTATGAGCAatgttttattgataaattaGATATTAGTACACTTAGTAAAGCTCATAAAgaacagaaagtatttttttgtccaaaatgtgggaaatgtttcactCAAAAATCGCATTTTGCTATTCATAAAAGAATTCACAGAaatgagaagccatttccatgttctgaatgcgGAAAAAGGTTTAAATTGAAATCTGAGCTTAATAAGCATAAAATATATCACCGTAAGAAGCCACTTTCATGTTCAGAGTGTGGGAAAAGCTGTAGACTTAAATCAAATCTTATtatacatcagaggattcacacaggtgagaaaccattttcatgttctgaatgtgggaaatgttttgctcaAAAATCAGTTCATGATAGACATCAGAGAaaacacacaggagaaaaaccattcaCATGTTCTCTGTGTTTAAAGTGTTTTTCGCTGAAATCAAATCTTATAACgcaccagagaattcacacaggtgagaagcctttTCCATGTTCAGAATGTGGGAGATGTTTTGCAACAAAGGGTTACCTTGTTCAACACCTAAGAACTCATACAAGTGGGAAACAGAATTTTGTAAGCCAAAAGAAATCTAAAAAACAGCAGCaaaaatatagttaa